In Anopheles gambiae chromosome 2, idAnoGambNW_F1_1, whole genome shotgun sequence, a single window of DNA contains:
- the LOC1272904 gene encoding ATP-dependent RNA helicase bel, translated as MSNAINQNGTGLEQQFAGLDLQQKQQQLGGGGGSNPESGNPKHPAGRYVPPQLRECADSGGDFQPADTGAGVGPVSGGGIGGGGGRRGGYGDSNRNRGGGDFGRYGDRDYRGGDFNRRSGGGGGGRYQNDRRGGDYGNYGRGGGDRGYNNGGGFQRGGDGGGYQNSEGFGGDRRDNNWGSYGGARGGPGGGPAAVGRDRPMDGPPQNDRWPEPGAAMGPPGPGSVGSGGGTGPGEGPGAAAAGGRSFYDRGSNGGGGRWPSGSDRRDGRGGGAGGGGYGGGGGGSGRGQIDYTVLTERDERLEAELFKHGNTGINFSKYEDIPVEATGDDVPGHINTFDDIELTEIIDNNIKLARYDKPTPVQKYAIPIILSGRDLMACAQTGSGKTAAFLVPILNQMYKHGAAAPPPNRPMNRRKQYPLGLVLAPTRELATQIFEESKKFCYRSRMRPAVLYGGNNTQDQMRDLERGCHLIVATPGRLEDMIGRGKVGLDNIRFLVLDEADRMLDMGFEPQIRRIVEESRMPVTGERQTLMFSATFPKAIQELASDFLYRYIFLAVGRVGSTSVNITQTIFWVEENIKRSHLLDLLSNITKQNDGDDENCLTLIFVETKKAADSLEEFLYNHNFPVTSIHGDRTQAEREEALRLFRCGRCPILVATAVAARGLDIPNVKQVINFDLPAEVEEYVHRIGRTGRMGNLGTATSFFNEKNRNVANGLVRLLAETGQEIPGFLEEMTNSRSFGGNRRGRVPRGGGGSTFGSRDYRQQNSGRSGGGSRDHRPMGGGGGGSRGGYGGGGGGGGGYGERDDGYGRNGVGGGSYGGSYSNNDGGNGVDWWGDGY; from the exons ATGAGTAATGCTATTAACCAAAATGGTACAGGTCTAGAACAGCAG TTTGCTGGTCTGGacttgcagcagaagcagcagcaacttggcggcggcggtggcagcaaCCCAGAATCCGGAAATCCTAAGCATCCGGCCGGGCGGTACGTACCACCGCAATTGCGAGAATGTGCTGATAGCGGTGGCGACTTTCAACCTGCTGATACCGGTGCCGGCGTTGGTCCTGTAAGCGGCGGCGGTATCGGTGGCGGAGGTGGCAGACGGGGTGGATACGGCGATTCGAACCGGAATCGTGGCGGCGGCGACTTCGGGCGCTACGGCGATCGTGACTATCGCGGAGGCGACTTCAACAGGCGTAGCggaggcggcggtggcggccgcTATCAGAACGATCGGCGCGGCGGCGACTACGGCAACTATGGCCGCGGCGGTGGCGACCGGGGCTACAACAATGGCGGTGGCTTCCAGCGCGGCGGGGACGGCGGGGGCTATCAGAATTCTGAAGGTTTCGGAGGCGATCGGCGGGACAACAACTGGGGGTCGTACGGTGGCGCTCGTGGTGGTCCGGGTGGCGGACCGGCAGCCGTTGGCCGTGATCGACCCATGGACGGGCCGCCTCAGAATGATCGCTGGCCGGAGCCGGGAGCGGCAATGGGCCCGCCCGGACCGGGCAGCGTCGGCAGCGGTGGCGGAACCGGCCCCGGTGAAGGGCCCGGTGCCGCAGCCGCCGGTGGCAGATCGTTCTACGATCGTGGATCGAACGGCGGTGGCGGACGCTGGCCGAGTGGTTCCGATCGGCGCGACGGCCGCGGTGGCGGCGCCGGAGGCGGAGGatacggcggcggtggcggtggatcCGGACGCGGCCAGATCGACTACACAGTGCTCACCGAGCGGGACGAGCGTCTGGAGGCGGAGCTGTTCAAACACGGCAACACCGGTATCAATTTCAGCAAGTACGAAGATATTCCCGTGGAGGCGACGGGCGACGACGTGCCCGGTCACATCAATACCTTCGACGACATTGAGCTGACAGAGATTATCGATAATAACATAAAGCTGGCACGCTACGACAAACCGACGCCGGTGCAGAAGTACGCGATCCCGATCATCCTGTCCGGGCGGGATCTGATGGCGTGCGCGCAGACGGGCTCGGGCAAGACGGCCGCCTTCCTGGTGCCGATCCTGAACCAGATGTACAAGCACGGGGCGGCCGCGCCGCCCCCGAACCGGCCGATGAACCGGCGCAAGCAGTACCCGCTCGGGCTGGTGCTGGCGCCGACCCGCGAGCTGGCGACGCAGATCTTCGAGGAGTCGAAGAAGTTCTGCTACCGGTCGCGCATGCGCCCGGCCGTACTGTACGGCGGCAACAACACGCAGGACCAGATGCGCGATCTCGAGCGCGGCTGCCACCTGATCGTGGCGACGCCCGGTCGGCTGGAGGACATGATCGGGCGCGGCAAGGTCGGGCTGGACAACATCCGCTTCCTGGTGCTGGACGAAGCCGACCGCATGCTGGACATGGGCTTCGAGCCGCAGATCCGGCGCATCGTCGAGGAGAGCCGCATGCCGGTGACGGGCGAACGGCAGACGCTCATGTTCTCCGCCACCTTCCCGAAGGCGATCCAGGAGCTGGCGAGCGACTTCCTGTACCGCTACATCTTCTTGGCGGTCGGGCGCGTCGGCTCGACCTCGGTCAACATTACGCAGACGATCTTCTGGGTGGAGGAAAACATCAAGCGCTCGCATCTGCTCGATCTGCTGTCGAACATCACCAAGCAGAACGACGGGGACGACGAGAACTGTCTGACGCTGATCTTTGTCGAGACGAAGAAGGCGGCCGACTCGCTGGAGGAGTTCCTGTACAACCACAACTTCCCGGTCACGAGCATCCACGGCGATCGTACGCAGGCGGAGCGCGAGGAGGCGCTGCGCCTGTTCCGCTGCGGCCGCTGCCCGATCCTGGTCGCGACGGCCGTGGCCGCCCGCGGGCTGGACATTCCGAACGTGAAGCAGGTGATCAACTTCGATCTGCCGGCCGAGGTGGAGGAGTACGTGCACCGCATCGGTCGTACCGGCCGTATGGGCAACCTCGGTACCGCCACCTCCTTCTTTAACGAGAAGAATCGCAACGTGGCGAACGGGCTGGTGCGCCTGCTGGCCGAGACGGGGCAGGAAATTCCCGGCTTCCTGGAGGAGATGACCAACAGCCGTAGTTTCGGGGGCAATCGCCGCGGCCGTGTACCGCGCGGCGGTGGTGGCTCGACCTTCGGCTCACGAGATTACCGTCAGCAGAACAGTGGCCGCTCGGGCGGTGGCTCGCGCGATCATCGCCCAatgggcggtggcggtggtggttccCGCGGTGGTtatggcggcggtggtggcggtggcggtggataTGGCG AACGTGACGACGGCTACGGACGCAATGGTGTTGGCGGTGGTAGCTATGGAGGAAGCTACAGCAACAACGATGGCGGCAACGGCGTCGACTGGTGGGGCGATGGTTACTGA
- the LOC1272896 gene encoding ribosome production factor 2 homolog — protein sequence MASLRVKKPTTRKGKKALEEREPKTIENLKKTLIMEGRKCSNEIRQALKDLNLFKKPNSRMMRRNNDVTPFEDATPLEHLAKTNDCHLFLFGSTSKKRPNNLIMGRIYEEQVLDMIEFGIDHYTALEKFKTEKISQFTKPVIVFNGYKWKLTEELRRIKNLLLDMFRIDQIESIRLQGIEHVLSFTLTDDLTILVRSYRIQLKKSGQRTPRIELTEMGPSLDLSIRRTKIASDSLYKTAMRQPAILRVTKRKNVTRDELGNVHGRVHVGKQDINALQTRKMKGLRKTAEEKRTERANKKSRLSGSADASMDEGVDGDSSGEANDGMDADSGEE from the exons ATGGCATCTTTGCGTGTAAA GAAACCGACCACCCGCAAGGGTAAAAAAGCGTTGGAGGAACGGGAACCAAAAACGATCGAAAATCTGAAGAAAACGCTCATCATGGAAGGCCGCAAGTGCTCGAACGAAATACGACAAGCGCTGAAGGATTTGAACCTGTTCAAGAAGCCCAACTCGCGCATGATGAGACGAAACAACGACGTTACCCCGTTCGAGGATGCTACACCACTGGAGCA CCTGGCAAAGACAAACGACTGCCATCTGTTTCTGTTCGGCTCGACGTCGAAAAAGCGACCGAACAATCTGATCATGGGCCGCATCTACGAGGAGCAGGTACTGGACATGATCGAGTTCGGCATCGACCACTACACGGCGCTGGAAAAGTTCAAGACGGAGAAAATCTCCCAATTCACCAAGCCCGTGATCGTATTCAACGGCTACAAGTGGAAGCTGACGGAGGAGCTGCGCCGCATCAAGAATCTGCTGCTGGACATGTTCCGGATCGATCAGATCGAATCGATCCGTCTGCAGGGCATCGAGCATGTGCTAAGCTTCACGCTAACGGACGATCTCACCATTCTGGTGCGCTCGTATCGCATACAGCTGAAGAAGAGCGGCCAGCGGACGCCTCGGATCGAGCTGACCGAAATGGGCCCGTCGCTCGATCTGTCCATCCGCCGGACCAAGATCGCATCGGACAGCCTGTACAAGACGGCGATGAGACAGCCGGCCATTTTGAGGGTAACCAAGAGGAAGAACGTGACGCGCGACGAGCTGGGCAACGTGCACGGCAGGGTGCATGTTGGCAAGCAGGACATCAACGCACTGCAGACCAGAAAGATGAAGGGTTTGAGAAAGACGGCCGAGGAGAAACGGACGGAGCGGGCAAATAAGAAGAGTCGGCTTTCGGGCAGTGCGGACGCTTCGATGGACGAGGGTGTCGATGGGGACTCGAGCGGGGAGGCGAATGATGGAATGGATGCGGACAGTGGCGAAGAATGA